A genomic region of Deltaproteobacteria bacterium contains the following coding sequences:
- the prmC gene encoding peptide chain release factor N(5)-glutamine methyltransferase, whose protein sequence is MSHEQRASVPETPAAAASERAAAARREPAGRPPVWTVLELLRWTAQHFAERGIDTARLDAELLLADVLGCDRLRLYVDHDKPVAEDERARFRELVRARAGERVPVSILLGRREFWSLPLAVTRDVLTPRPETETLVAAALDALPDREAEWRVLDVGTGSGAIALAIAHERPKARVTATDVSPAALAVARGNAEALGLGLRVRFLEGALFAPVAAELAAGARFDAVVSNPPYVARRDAESLPPELRHEPALALFGGEDGSELLRALAAEVAGALAPGGFAAFELDPRQAEAMAAWLAAGGLAGATVHRDAAGRPRVVSARKA, encoded by the coding sequence ATGAGCCACGAGCAGCGCGCCTCCGTGCCGGAGACGCCGGCCGCCGCGGCGAGCGAGCGCGCGGCGGCCGCGCGCCGCGAGCCGGCCGGCCGCCCGCCGGTCTGGACCGTGCTCGAGCTCCTGCGCTGGACCGCGCAGCACTTCGCCGAGCGCGGGATCGACACCGCCCGCCTCGACGCCGAGCTCCTCCTCGCCGACGTGCTCGGCTGCGACCGCCTGCGCCTCTACGTCGACCACGACAAGCCGGTCGCCGAGGACGAGCGCGCGCGCTTCCGCGAGCTCGTGCGCGCGCGCGCGGGCGAGCGCGTCCCGGTCTCGATCCTGCTCGGGCGCCGCGAGTTCTGGTCGCTGCCGCTCGCCGTGACGCGCGACGTCCTGACCCCGCGCCCGGAGACCGAGACGCTGGTCGCGGCCGCGCTCGACGCGCTTCCCGACCGCGAGGCGGAGTGGCGGGTGCTCGACGTCGGCACCGGCTCGGGGGCGATCGCGCTCGCGATCGCGCACGAGCGGCCGAAGGCGCGGGTGACGGCCACCGACGTCTCGCCGGCGGCGCTCGCGGTGGCGCGCGGCAACGCCGAGGCGCTCGGGCTCGGCCTGCGCGTGCGCTTCCTGGAGGGAGCGCTCTTCGCGCCGGTGGCCGCCGAGCTGGCGGCCGGCGCGCGCTTCGACGCCGTCGTCTCGAACCCGCCCTACGTGGCGCGCCGCGACGCGGAGAGCCTGCCGCCCGAGCTGCGCCACGAGCCCGCGCTCGCCCTCTTCGGCGGCGAGGACGGGAGCGAGCTCCTGCGCGCGCTCGCGGCGGAGGTGGCCGGCGCGCTCGCGCCGGGCGGCTTCGCGGCCTTCGAGCTCGATCCGCGCCAGGCGGAGGCGATGGCGGCGTGGCTCGCCGCGGGCGGCCTCGCCGGGGCGACGGTCCACCGCGACGCGGCCGGCCGGCCGCGCGTGGTGTCGGCCCGCAAGGCCTAG
- the murA gene encoding UDP-N-acetylglucosamine 1-carboxyvinyltransferase produces MDRIVVRGGNRLAGEVRASGSKNATLALMAAALLTDEETVLRGAPRVRDVETMRRILAALGVPSAWEEAAPQVLRLGGRGRPGHPEAPYELVRQMRASFLVLGPLLARCGIGRVSEPGGCAIGVRPVDQHLKGLEALGAKVRLDHGYVEAAAARLEGARFAFDLNTVNGTQNVMMAAVLARGRTEIENAAREPEVSELAAVLNAMGARVRGAGSDRIEIDGVERLHGIDHEVWADRIEVGTLLAAGMITGGSVRVLGVAPALLETTLEKLREAGAEIETDAASVSLRATGRARGVKVVTAPYPGFPTDMQAQLMAVLALASGSSVVTETVFENRFMHVPELVRLGADVAVDGRSAHVRGVRALSGAPVMATDLRASAGLLLAGLAAEGETVVNRVYHIDRGYERIEEKLRRLGAEIRREG; encoded by the coding sequence ATGGACCGCATCGTCGTGCGCGGCGGCAACCGGCTCGCGGGCGAGGTGCGCGCGTCGGGCTCGAAGAACGCGACGCTCGCGCTGATGGCGGCGGCGCTCCTCACCGACGAGGAGACCGTGCTGCGCGGCGCGCCGCGGGTGCGCGACGTCGAGACCATGCGCCGGATCCTGGCGGCGCTCGGCGTGCCCTCGGCCTGGGAGGAGGCGGCGCCGCAGGTGCTGCGCCTCGGCGGGCGCGGGCGGCCGGGCCACCCCGAGGCGCCCTACGAGCTCGTGCGCCAGATGCGCGCCTCCTTCCTGGTGCTGGGCCCGCTCCTCGCGCGCTGCGGGATCGGCCGCGTCTCCGAGCCCGGCGGCTGCGCGATCGGGGTGCGGCCCGTCGACCAGCACTTGAAGGGGCTCGAGGCGCTCGGCGCCAAGGTGCGGCTCGACCACGGCTACGTGGAGGCGGCGGCGGCGCGCCTCGAGGGGGCGCGCTTCGCCTTCGACCTGAACACCGTGAACGGGACCCAGAACGTGATGATGGCCGCGGTGCTGGCGCGCGGCCGCACGGAGATCGAGAACGCGGCCCGCGAGCCGGAGGTGAGCGAGCTCGCCGCCGTCCTGAACGCGATGGGCGCCCGGGTGCGCGGCGCCGGCAGCGACCGGATCGAGATCGACGGCGTCGAGCGCCTGCACGGCATCGACCACGAGGTGTGGGCCGACCGCATCGAGGTCGGGACCCTGCTCGCGGCGGGCATGATCACGGGCGGCTCGGTGCGCGTCCTGGGCGTCGCGCCGGCGCTGCTCGAGACGACGCTCGAGAAGCTGCGCGAGGCGGGGGCGGAGATCGAGACCGACGCCGCCAGCGTGTCGCTGCGGGCGACCGGCCGCGCGCGCGGCGTGAAGGTGGTGACCGCTCCCTACCCCGGCTTCCCGACCGACATGCAGGCGCAGCTCATGGCCGTGCTGGCCCTCGCGAGCGGCTCGAGCGTCGTCACCGAGACGGTCTTCGAGAACCGCTTCATGCACGTTCCCGAGCTCGTGCGGCTCGGCGCCGACGTCGCCGTGGACGGCCGCAGCGCGCACGTGCGCGGGGTGCGCGCGCTCTCGGGCGCGCCCGTGATGGCGACCGACCTGCGCGCCTCGGCGGGCCTGCTGCTGGCGGGCCTCGCCGCCGAGGGCGAGACCGTGGTGAACCGCGTCTACCACATCGACCGCGGCTACGAGCGGATCGAGGAGAAGCTCCGGCGCCTCGGCGCCGAGATCCGCCGGGAGGGCTGA